In Temnothorax longispinosus isolate EJ_2023e chromosome 2, Tlon_JGU_v1, whole genome shotgun sequence, one DNA window encodes the following:
- the LOC139808433 gene encoding ABC transporter G family member 20 isoform X1 gives MPPRNQRGERFDNLWPSKMRKNPKVRSLIEQPSPFRRMVQQEAVVVRNAVKSYGKGQLVLDGLNMTVSRGSIYGLLGASGCGKTTLLSCVVGVRHLDSGEVWVLGGNPGGKGSGIPGPQVGYMPQDISLVGEFTMSGALYYFGRINGLDDEEIETRQRFFSELLQLPPPDRMVKNMSGGQQRRVSFAAALIHSPELLILDEPTVGLDPILRENIWAYLIEITQTEGITVLITTHYIEETKDASKIGLMRCGKLLAESSPQKLLEQFQCSFLEEAFLKLCETQNDAIILNKTQQSKPEDTGSELMNQDQNKYEQTKGISEYKTVSRRKVSRSKRFKALLAKNGVQFFRYYTGLIFAIIFPILQVAVFLGGIGQDPKDLKIGVVNDEASNCDYGSNLGNIWNDEITCHFGNLSCRFLHNFDDSIAIKKYYDNVLEASHDVQNGELIGIIHFSQNFSEALQIRVEISNFAKDSDLLASQIQVFLDMGDRQIGLITQKKLFDHFLEVFEDIMRDCKYSPKLGTPPIRFEDPIYGTTDLNYADFMTPPYILTLIFFLATTISTTLIITERLEGVWDRSVVQGVRTEEIVLSHIVIQSFIIIIHTIIILLLFFPIWGLECKGSIFVTTVLIFLNGFSGLMYGFIISVACKNHTMAHYCSAGSFFPLIILNGALWPLEGMPKMLRWLSYALPTTLSSISLRGLIYKGSSITDSEVYFGFLITLGWILLYLIVTLLGVRSKSS, from the exons ATGCCACCGCGCAATCAACGAGGTGAACGCTTCGATAATTTATGGCCGTCTAAAATGCGTAAGAATCCAAAAG tTCGGTCGCTGATCGAACAGCCATCACCATTTCGCAGGATGGTGCAGCAAGAGGCGGTGGTAGTAAGGAACGCTGTGAAAAGTTATGGAAAAGGACAACTGGTGCTCGACGGTCTGAATATGACGGTTTCACGGGGCTCCAT ATACGGACTGCTGGGGGCCAGTGGATGCGGCAAGACCACGTTGCTGTCCTGCGTCGTCGGGGTTCGTCATCTCGACAGCGGAGAGGTGTGGGTCTTGGGGGGAAATCCGGGCGGCAAGGGCTCCGGAATTCCTGGGCCTCAAGTGGGTTACATGCCGCAGGATATCTCTTTGGTCGGGGAGTTCACCATGAGCGGTGCCCTTTATTACTTCGGCAGGATCAACGGGCTTGACGATGAGGAGATCG agaCGAGACAGAGGTTCTTTTCGGAGTTGCTTCAACTACCCCCACCAGATCGCATGGTGAAGAATATGAGTGGAGGTCAACAAAGAAGGGTTTCCTTCGCCGCCGCATTGATTCACAGTCCCGAGCTTCTGATTCTAGACGAACCCACTGTGGGCTTGGACCCAATTTTGAGGGAGAA CATTTGGGCTTACCTGATCGAGATTACGCAAACGGAAGGCATCACTGTGCTGATCACGACGCATTATATCGAGGAGACTAAAGACGCTAGTAAA ATCGGTTTGATGAGATGTGGTAAATTGTTGGCGGAATCGTCGCCGCAGAAATTACTCGAGCAATTTCAATGCTCGTTCTTGGAGGAGGCTTTCCTGAAACTATGCGAGACTCAGAATGATGCGATCATCTTGAATAAGACTCAGCAATCCAAGCCGGAAGATACCGGCAGCGAGCTGATGAATCAAGACCAAAATAAATACGAACAAACAAag GGAATCTCGGAGTACAAAACGGTTTCAAGACGTAAAGTTTCGCGATCGAAAAGGTTCAAAGCTTTACTGGCGAAGAACGGCGTCCAATTTTTTCGTTATTACAC AGGACTaattttcgcaataattttcCCGATACTTCAAGTCGCCGTATTTCTTGGTGGAATTGGTCAAGATCCGAAGGACTTGAAGATTGGGGTTGTCAACGACGAAGCCAGCAACTGCGATTACGGAAGTAACTTAGGCAATATTTGGAATGATGAAATCACCTGCCACTTCGGCAACCTTAGCTGTAGGTTCTTGCACAATTTTGACGACTCCATTGCGATAAAG AAATATTATGACAATGTTTTAGAGGCGAGTCATGATGTACAAAATGGAGAACTCATAggtataatacattttagtCAAAATTTCTCCGAAGCTCTGCAAATACGAGTGGAAATTTCCAATTTCGCGAAGGATTCCGATCTTCTCGCCAGTCAGATTCAAGTTTTCCTCGATATGGGCG ATAGACAAATTGGGCTCATAACGCAGAAGAAACTATTCGATCATTTTTTAGAGGTTTTTGAGGATATCATGAGGGATTGCAAATATTCGCCAAAATTGGGTACTCCGCCAATCCGA TTTGAAGATCCCATTTATGGTACAACAGACCTCAATTATGCAGATTTCATGACACCACCATATATACTAAC ACTCATATTCTTTTTAGCCACTACAATCTCCACCACCTTGATAATAACAGAGCGATTGGAAGGCGTCTGGGATCGAAGCGTAGTCCaag GGGTCAGGACAGAAGAAATCGTGCTGTCTCACATCGTTATTCAGAGCTTCATCATAATCATCCATACCATCATAATACTTCTCTTATTCTTTCCTATATGGGGTTTGGAATGTAAAGGATCGATATTCGTCACAACTgtgcttatatttttaaatggtttTAGCGGACTGATGTACG GTTTTATCATCTCTGTTGCGTGTAAAAATCACACTATGGCGCATTACTGTTCGGCCGGAAGTTTTTTCCCGCTAATAATACTCAACG gAGCCTTGTGGCCATTGGAAGGAATGCCAAAAATGCTTCGCTGGTTGAGCTACGCATTACCAACTACATTGTCTTCCATATCTCTGAGAGGACTTATCTATAAAGGATCTTCCATAACTGATTCGGAAGTTTACTTTGGCTTCTTAATAACTTTAGGATGGATATTGTTGTACCTTATCGTGACCTTACTTGGTGTAAGATCGAAATCTTCGTGA
- the LOC139808433 gene encoding ABC transporter G family member 20 isoform X2 produces MVQQEAVVVRNAVKSYGKGQLVLDGLNMTVSRGSIYGLLGASGCGKTTLLSCVVGVRHLDSGEVWVLGGNPGGKGSGIPGPQVGYMPQDISLVGEFTMSGALYYFGRINGLDDEEIETRQRFFSELLQLPPPDRMVKNMSGGQQRRVSFAAALIHSPELLILDEPTVGLDPILRENIWAYLIEITQTEGITVLITTHYIEETKDASKIGLMRCGKLLAESSPQKLLEQFQCSFLEEAFLKLCETQNDAIILNKTQQSKPEDTGSELMNQDQNKYEQTKGISEYKTVSRRKVSRSKRFKALLAKNGVQFFRYYTGLIFAIIFPILQVAVFLGGIGQDPKDLKIGVVNDEASNCDYGSNLGNIWNDEITCHFGNLSCRFLHNFDDSIAIKKYYDNVLEASHDVQNGELIGIIHFSQNFSEALQIRVEISNFAKDSDLLASQIQVFLDMGDRQIGLITQKKLFDHFLEVFEDIMRDCKYSPKLGTPPIRFEDPIYGTTDLNYADFMTPPYILTLIFFLATTISTTLIITERLEGVWDRSVVQGVRTEEIVLSHIVIQSFIIIIHTIIILLLFFPIWGLECKGSIFVTTVLIFLNGFSGLMYGFIISVACKNHTMAHYCSAGSFFPLIILNGALWPLEGMPKMLRWLSYALPTTLSSISLRGLIYKGSSITDSEVYFGFLITLGWILLYLIVTLLGVRSKSS; encoded by the exons ATGGTGCAGCAAGAGGCGGTGGTAGTAAGGAACGCTGTGAAAAGTTATGGAAAAGGACAACTGGTGCTCGACGGTCTGAATATGACGGTTTCACGGGGCTCCAT ATACGGACTGCTGGGGGCCAGTGGATGCGGCAAGACCACGTTGCTGTCCTGCGTCGTCGGGGTTCGTCATCTCGACAGCGGAGAGGTGTGGGTCTTGGGGGGAAATCCGGGCGGCAAGGGCTCCGGAATTCCTGGGCCTCAAGTGGGTTACATGCCGCAGGATATCTCTTTGGTCGGGGAGTTCACCATGAGCGGTGCCCTTTATTACTTCGGCAGGATCAACGGGCTTGACGATGAGGAGATCG agaCGAGACAGAGGTTCTTTTCGGAGTTGCTTCAACTACCCCCACCAGATCGCATGGTGAAGAATATGAGTGGAGGTCAACAAAGAAGGGTTTCCTTCGCCGCCGCATTGATTCACAGTCCCGAGCTTCTGATTCTAGACGAACCCACTGTGGGCTTGGACCCAATTTTGAGGGAGAA CATTTGGGCTTACCTGATCGAGATTACGCAAACGGAAGGCATCACTGTGCTGATCACGACGCATTATATCGAGGAGACTAAAGACGCTAGTAAA ATCGGTTTGATGAGATGTGGTAAATTGTTGGCGGAATCGTCGCCGCAGAAATTACTCGAGCAATTTCAATGCTCGTTCTTGGAGGAGGCTTTCCTGAAACTATGCGAGACTCAGAATGATGCGATCATCTTGAATAAGACTCAGCAATCCAAGCCGGAAGATACCGGCAGCGAGCTGATGAATCAAGACCAAAATAAATACGAACAAACAAag GGAATCTCGGAGTACAAAACGGTTTCAAGACGTAAAGTTTCGCGATCGAAAAGGTTCAAAGCTTTACTGGCGAAGAACGGCGTCCAATTTTTTCGTTATTACAC AGGACTaattttcgcaataattttcCCGATACTTCAAGTCGCCGTATTTCTTGGTGGAATTGGTCAAGATCCGAAGGACTTGAAGATTGGGGTTGTCAACGACGAAGCCAGCAACTGCGATTACGGAAGTAACTTAGGCAATATTTGGAATGATGAAATCACCTGCCACTTCGGCAACCTTAGCTGTAGGTTCTTGCACAATTTTGACGACTCCATTGCGATAAAG AAATATTATGACAATGTTTTAGAGGCGAGTCATGATGTACAAAATGGAGAACTCATAggtataatacattttagtCAAAATTTCTCCGAAGCTCTGCAAATACGAGTGGAAATTTCCAATTTCGCGAAGGATTCCGATCTTCTCGCCAGTCAGATTCAAGTTTTCCTCGATATGGGCG ATAGACAAATTGGGCTCATAACGCAGAAGAAACTATTCGATCATTTTTTAGAGGTTTTTGAGGATATCATGAGGGATTGCAAATATTCGCCAAAATTGGGTACTCCGCCAATCCGA TTTGAAGATCCCATTTATGGTACAACAGACCTCAATTATGCAGATTTCATGACACCACCATATATACTAAC ACTCATATTCTTTTTAGCCACTACAATCTCCACCACCTTGATAATAACAGAGCGATTGGAAGGCGTCTGGGATCGAAGCGTAGTCCaag GGGTCAGGACAGAAGAAATCGTGCTGTCTCACATCGTTATTCAGAGCTTCATCATAATCATCCATACCATCATAATACTTCTCTTATTCTTTCCTATATGGGGTTTGGAATGTAAAGGATCGATATTCGTCACAACTgtgcttatatttttaaatggtttTAGCGGACTGATGTACG GTTTTATCATCTCTGTTGCGTGTAAAAATCACACTATGGCGCATTACTGTTCGGCCGGAAGTTTTTTCCCGCTAATAATACTCAACG gAGCCTTGTGGCCATTGGAAGGAATGCCAAAAATGCTTCGCTGGTTGAGCTACGCATTACCAACTACATTGTCTTCCATATCTCTGAGAGGACTTATCTATAAAGGATCTTCCATAACTGATTCGGAAGTTTACTTTGGCTTCTTAATAACTTTAGGATGGATATTGTTGTACCTTATCGTGACCTTACTTGGTGTAAGATCGAAATCTTCGTGA
- the LOC139808436 gene encoding uncharacterized protein encodes MLIISIIAILLLAGGVFSSLPVQGSIPMIRDNMMLIDLHASESNVSDDLDELIEKLQGMEKPWVHLIINLGRKVIEINGEIDLKQDYFKAGSDIEDILRRVKLPMQERDSYYEKLTHQNSIDYEILRHVLQEYQDLMNLDKNNFALSWMLSNPEFALEMERFLSRNELSLEFAKSVQHAIFWLIKSFDMKWRQLHDELDYISKWRLLNLQRQVELILDNLADNQRQHGESKDNKYIPEDRSDIISNTEETLKIEIEEETLTERNKGNLNEASKTEKNEDISWENTRSDYITSIEEITQVTNHPELLKHNKNDIKGKIPTTVKIPINRKFNVSGGNSIINSTLFSKMKALRNKNLIKNETSLKSKTFIGTPHDKKDGERFSQMESVSSISPSENAIDTLQETDQPKPMGTDAMHGSLINVTDILKTRRTLLVPLNENKEYNKRNRQISAKEIADKHNYFNERMKIKSDRGSAIDEILEAVDEVLPTDRSVEMSTRGSETITRTL; translated from the exons ATGTTGATCATTAGTATCATCGCGATCCTGTTACTCGCGGGAGGAGTTTTCTCCTCCTTGCCGGTCCAGGGATCGATACCGATGATACGTGACAACATGATGTTGATCGATCTGCACGCGAGCGAATCGAACGTCAGCGATGATCTTGATGAGTTGATCGAAAAATTACAAGGAATGGAGAAACCGTGGGTTCATTTGATAATCAATCTGGGGAGGAAAGTTATCGAGATTAATGGCGAAATTGATCTTAAACAGGATTATTTCA AG GCTGGAAGTGACATTGAAGATATTTTGCGGCGCGTGAAATTACCGATGCAAGAGCGTGATAGCTACTATGAGAAACTAACTCATCAGAATTCAATTGACTATGAAATTTTGCGTCATGTACTCCAAGAATATCAGGATTTAATGAATCtcgataaaaacaattttgcatTGTCTTGGATGCTCTCTAACCCCGAATTTGCATTGGAAATGGAGAGATTTCTCTCGAGAAATGAGCTGTCTCTTGAGTTCGCCAAGTCAGTTCAACACGCCATATTCTGGCTAATCAAATCGTTTGATATGAAATGGCGACAATTGCACGACGAGCTCGATTACATCTCAAAGTGGAGACTCTTGAATTTACAAAGACAAGTTGAACTCATTTTAGACAATTTAGCAGATAATCAACGACAACATGGGGAATCGAaagacaataaatatattccgGAAGATAGAAGCGACATTATTTCGAACACCGAAGAAACGCTGAAAATTGAGATTGAAGAAGAAACCTTAACTGAACGGAATAAAGGAAATCTTAATGAAGCTAGCAAGACTGAAAAGAATGAAGATATATCTTGGGAAAATACACGGAGTGATTATATCACGTCTATAGAAGAAATAACCCAAGTTACGAATCATCcggaattattaaaacataacaAAAACGATATCAAGGGTAAAATTCCCACTACTGTTAAAATTCCAATTAATCGAAAATTTAACGTATCCGGCGGTAATTCTATCATTAATAgtacattattttctaaaatgaaAGCACTTaggaataaaaatcttataaaaaacgAAACCTCGTTGAAGTCGAAAACATTTATAGGTACTCCTCACGACAAGAAAGATGGAGAACGGTTTAGCCAAATGGAAAGTGTTTCCTCAATTTCGCCGAGTGAGAACGCTATAGACACGTTGCAAGAGACTGATCAACCGAAACCTATGGGAACGGACGCTATGCATGGATCCTTGATAAACGTAACGGACATCCTAAAGACTCGAAGAACACTTCTCGTTCCTTTGAATGAAAACaaggaatataataaaagaaatagacAAATATCAGCAAAAGAAATTGCTGacaaacataattattttaatgagagGATGAAGATAAAATCAGACCGTGGCTCAGCGATAGACGAGATTCTAGAAGCGGTCGATGAAGTCTTGCCAACGGATAGATCTGTAGAAATGTCGACAAGAGGATCAGAAACGATTACCAGGACACTTTAA